In Aquila chrysaetos chrysaetos chromosome 10, bAquChr1.4, whole genome shotgun sequence, the following proteins share a genomic window:
- the EHHADH gene encoding peroxisomal bifunctional enzyme isoform X4, translating into MGFPEVTIGLLPGAEGTQRLPRLIGVPAALDIITTGRHIPATEALKLGLVDEVVEENTVEAAICLANKVIGQPLGLRRLSLKSVPELPNMEAFLSEALVKVKKQGHGCLAPELCYQAVKAATEQPFAVGVQKEQELFNILLTSGQAQALQYAFFAERAVQKWTTPSGASWKSASPQPMCKAAVIGLGTMGRGIVTSLVKANIPVVALEQDLEYLNMGRKAVMLLLEREAMKMEQGAQTLDFHNPARLHFTVDFDLLCDVDLVIEAVFENMALKKEIFHKLSRICKPGAFLCTNTSALNIDEIASATSRPQQVIGTHFFSPAHVMRLLEIIYGHHTSPTTIATAMQLAKVLKKVGVVVGNCFGFVGNRMMFPYVQQAVFLLEEGSRPEAVDQVLEDFGFKIGPFRMSDLAGLDVGWRSRKGQGLTGASLPPGTPARQRHGHRYSPLPDLLCENGRFGQKTGKGWYQYEKAGGRTAKPDPWLHNFLSQYRDTHHINTRFIDQEEILERCLFSLINEGFDILAEGIASGPEHLDVIYINGYGWPKHRGGPMFYASTIGLPRVLAKLQKYSEAHPDVPGLQPSVFLKKLVAMGNPPLKEWMSYLSRQSNKL; encoded by the exons ATGGGTTTTCCAGAGGTCACCATTGGGTTACTTCCAGGTGCTGAAGGCACTCAGCGACTACCCAGACTGATTGGGGTACCAGCTGCTCTGGATATAATCACTACAG GAAGACACATTCCAGCAACTGAAGCACTGAAGCTGGGCTTGGTTGATGAAGTtgtggaagaaaacacagttgAGGCAGCAATTTGCTTGGCAAACAAAGTGattg GCCAGCCACTGGGACTCCGCAGGCTCAGCCTGAAGTCAGTTCCAGAATTGCCCAACATGGAAGCATTTCTCAGTGAGGCTCTTGTGAAGGTGAAGAAACAGGGCCATGGATGCCTGGCTCCAGAGCTCTGCTACCAGGCAGTCAAAGCCGCCACAGAGCAGCCCTTTGCAGTTGGAGTCCAGAAGGAGCAAGAGCTGTTTAACATCCTGCTGACTTCAGGCCAGGCCCAAGCACTGCAGTatgctttctttgcagaaagAGCCGTGCAGAAGTGGACAACACCCAGTGGAGCTTCATGGAAAAGTGCTTCCCCTCAGCCCATGTGCAAAGCAGCTGTGATAG GGCTAGGAACAATGGGCCGAGGCATTGTGACTTCTCTGGTTAAGGCCAACATACCTGTGGTAGCCCTGGAGCAGGATCTGGAGTATCTGAACATGGGAAGAAAAGCTGTGATGCTCCTTTTGGAACGTGAGGCTATGAAAATGGAGCAGGGTGCCCAAACCCTGGATTTCCATAACCCTGCACGTCTCCACTTCACTGTGGACTTCGATCTGTTGTGTGATGTAGATCTAGTCATTGAGGCTGTGTTTGAGAACATGGCACTAAAGAAGGAAATATTCCACAAGCTATCAAGAATCTGCAAACCAGGGGCCTTTCTGTGTACAAACACATCAGCCCTGAACATCGATGAAATAGCTTCTGCCACGAGCCGCCCACAGCAGGTCATTGGCACGCACTTCTTCTCCCCTGCTCATGTGATGAGGCTATTAGAAATAATCTATGGCCATCACACATCCCCCACCACCATTGCCACTGCTATGCAACTAGCCAAAGTGCTGAAAAAAGTTGGAGTAGTGGTAGGgaattgttttgggtttgttgggaATCGGATGATGTTTCCGTATGTACAACAGGCAGTTTTCCTTCTAGAGGAAGGAAGCAGACCAGAAGCAGTAGATCAGGTTCTTGAAGATTTTGGGTTTAAGATAGGACCTTTCCGAATGTCTGATCTTGCTGGGCTAGATGTGGGCTGGAGGTCTCGAAAGGGCCAGGGCCTCACTGGGGCCTCACTACCTCCAGGAACACCTGCCCGCCAACGGCATGGCCATCGCTACAGCCCACTACCTGATCTTCTGTGTGAGAATGGCAGGTTTGGccagaaaactggaaaaggctGGTATCAGTATGAGAAGGCTGGGGGGAGGACAGCCAAGCCAGATCCATGGCTTCACAACTTTCTGTCCCAGTACAGAGACACCCATCACATCAACACCCGCTTTATAGACCAGGAGGAAATCCTGGAGCggtgtttgttttccctcatCAATGAAGGGTTTGACATCCTGGCTGAGGGAATAGCATCTGGCCCAGAACACCTGGATGTAATTTATATCAATGGCTATGGGTGGCCAAAGCACAGGGGTGGCCCCATGTTCTATGCTTCCACCATTGGGCTCCCTCGTGTTCTGGCTAAACTGCAGAAATACTCTGAGGCCCACCCTGATGTTCCCGGGCTACAGCCCAGtgtctttctgaaaaagctgGTAGCTATGGGGAACCCTCCTCTCAAAGAGTGGATGTCCTACCTCAGCCGGCAGAGCAACAAGCTGTGA
- the EHHADH gene encoding peroxisomal bifunctional enzyme isoform X3 — protein MAQYARGAAAVAVIRLRNPPVNALSLTVLQALEDGLRRADADPSVKAVMICGENGKFSAGADIRGFSSLKRRGIALGPIISLIERSEKPVVAAIEGIALGGGLEVALGCHYRIAHVKARMGFPEVTIGLLPGAEGTQRLPRLIGVPAALDIITTGRHIPATEALKLGLVDEVVEENTVEAAICLANKVIGLGTMGRGIVTSLVKANIPVVALEQDLEYLNMGRKAVMLLLEREAMKMEQGAQTLDFHNPARLHFTVDFDLLCDVDLVIEAVFENMALKKEIFHKLSRICKPGAFLCTNTSALNIDEIASATSRPQQVIGTHFFSPAHVMRLLEIIYGHHTSPTTIATAMQLAKVLKKVGVVVGNCFGFVGNRMMFPYVQQAVFLLEEGSRPEAVDQVLEDFGFKIGPFRMSDLAGLDVGWRSRKGQGLTGASLPPGTPARQRHGHRYSPLPDLLCENGRFGQKTGKGWYQYEKAGGRTAKPDPWLHNFLSQYRDTHHINTRFIDQEEILERCLFSLINEGFDILAEGIASGPEHLDVIYINGYGWPKHRGGPMFYASTIGLPRVLAKLQKYSEAHPDVPGLQPSVFLKKLVAMGNPPLKEWMSYLSRQSNKL, from the exons tttgacaGTTCTCCAGGCATTGGAGGATGGACTGAGGAGAGCAGATGCAGATCCTTCAGTGAAAGCTGTTATGATTTGTGGTGAGAATGGGAAATTCAGTGCAG GAGCTGACATTCGaggattttcttctctgaagagaCGTGGTATTGCCTTGGGCCCCATCATCTCTCTCATAGAAAGGAGCGAGAAACCTGTGGTGGCTGCCATTGAAGGCATTGCCTTGGGAGGAGGCCTGGAGGTGGCACTTGGCTGTCACTATCGGATTGCACATGTGAAG GCACGGATGGGTTTTCCAGAGGTCACCATTGGGTTACTTCCAGGTGCTGAAGGCACTCAGCGACTACCCAGACTGATTGGGGTACCAGCTGCTCTGGATATAATCACTACAG GAAGACACATTCCAGCAACTGAAGCACTGAAGCTGGGCTTGGTTGATGAAGTtgtggaagaaaacacagttgAGGCAGCAATTTGCTTGGCAAACAAAGTGattg GGCTAGGAACAATGGGCCGAGGCATTGTGACTTCTCTGGTTAAGGCCAACATACCTGTGGTAGCCCTGGAGCAGGATCTGGAGTATCTGAACATGGGAAGAAAAGCTGTGATGCTCCTTTTGGAACGTGAGGCTATGAAAATGGAGCAGGGTGCCCAAACCCTGGATTTCCATAACCCTGCACGTCTCCACTTCACTGTGGACTTCGATCTGTTGTGTGATGTAGATCTAGTCATTGAGGCTGTGTTTGAGAACATGGCACTAAAGAAGGAAATATTCCACAAGCTATCAAGAATCTGCAAACCAGGGGCCTTTCTGTGTACAAACACATCAGCCCTGAACATCGATGAAATAGCTTCTGCCACGAGCCGCCCACAGCAGGTCATTGGCACGCACTTCTTCTCCCCTGCTCATGTGATGAGGCTATTAGAAATAATCTATGGCCATCACACATCCCCCACCACCATTGCCACTGCTATGCAACTAGCCAAAGTGCTGAAAAAAGTTGGAGTAGTGGTAGGgaattgttttgggtttgttgggaATCGGATGATGTTTCCGTATGTACAACAGGCAGTTTTCCTTCTAGAGGAAGGAAGCAGACCAGAAGCAGTAGATCAGGTTCTTGAAGATTTTGGGTTTAAGATAGGACCTTTCCGAATGTCTGATCTTGCTGGGCTAGATGTGGGCTGGAGGTCTCGAAAGGGCCAGGGCCTCACTGGGGCCTCACTACCTCCAGGAACACCTGCCCGCCAACGGCATGGCCATCGCTACAGCCCACTACCTGATCTTCTGTGTGAGAATGGCAGGTTTGGccagaaaactggaaaaggctGGTATCAGTATGAGAAGGCTGGGGGGAGGACAGCCAAGCCAGATCCATGGCTTCACAACTTTCTGTCCCAGTACAGAGACACCCATCACATCAACACCCGCTTTATAGACCAGGAGGAAATCCTGGAGCggtgtttgttttccctcatCAATGAAGGGTTTGACATCCTGGCTGAGGGAATAGCATCTGGCCCAGAACACCTGGATGTAATTTATATCAATGGCTATGGGTGGCCAAAGCACAGGGGTGGCCCCATGTTCTATGCTTCCACCATTGGGCTCCCTCGTGTTCTGGCTAAACTGCAGAAATACTCTGAGGCCCACCCTGATGTTCCCGGGCTACAGCCCAGtgtctttctgaaaaagctgGTAGCTATGGGGAACCCTCCTCTCAAAGAGTGGATGTCCTACCTCAGCCGGCAGAGCAACAAGCTGTGA
- the EHHADH gene encoding peroxisomal bifunctional enzyme isoform X2, whose protein sequence is MICGENGKFSAGADIRGFSSLKRRGIALGPIISLIERSEKPVVAAIEGIALGGGLEVALGCHYRIAHVKARMGFPEVTIGLLPGAEGTQRLPRLIGVPAALDIITTGRHIPATEALKLGLVDEVVEENTVEAAICLANKVIGQPLGLRRLSLKSVPELPNMEAFLSEALVKVKKQGHGCLAPELCYQAVKAATEQPFAVGVQKEQELFNILLTSGQAQALQYAFFAERAVQKWTTPSGASWKSASPQPMCKAAVIGLGTMGRGIVTSLVKANIPVVALEQDLEYLNMGRKAVMLLLEREAMKMEQGAQTLDFHNPARLHFTVDFDLLCDVDLVIEAVFENMALKKEIFHKLSRICKPGAFLCTNTSALNIDEIASATSRPQQVIGTHFFSPAHVMRLLEIIYGHHTSPTTIATAMQLAKVLKKVGVVVGNCFGFVGNRMMFPYVQQAVFLLEEGSRPEAVDQVLEDFGFKIGPFRMSDLAGLDVGWRSRKGQGLTGASLPPGTPARQRHGHRYSPLPDLLCENGRFGQKTGKGWYQYEKAGGRTAKPDPWLHNFLSQYRDTHHINTRFIDQEEILERCLFSLINEGFDILAEGIASGPEHLDVIYINGYGWPKHRGGPMFYASTIGLPRVLAKLQKYSEAHPDVPGLQPSVFLKKLVAMGNPPLKEWMSYLSRQSNKL, encoded by the exons ATGATTTGTGGTGAGAATGGGAAATTCAGTGCAG GAGCTGACATTCGaggattttcttctctgaagagaCGTGGTATTGCCTTGGGCCCCATCATCTCTCTCATAGAAAGGAGCGAGAAACCTGTGGTGGCTGCCATTGAAGGCATTGCCTTGGGAGGAGGCCTGGAGGTGGCACTTGGCTGTCACTATCGGATTGCACATGTGAAG GCACGGATGGGTTTTCCAGAGGTCACCATTGGGTTACTTCCAGGTGCTGAAGGCACTCAGCGACTACCCAGACTGATTGGGGTACCAGCTGCTCTGGATATAATCACTACAG GAAGACACATTCCAGCAACTGAAGCACTGAAGCTGGGCTTGGTTGATGAAGTtgtggaagaaaacacagttgAGGCAGCAATTTGCTTGGCAAACAAAGTGattg GCCAGCCACTGGGACTCCGCAGGCTCAGCCTGAAGTCAGTTCCAGAATTGCCCAACATGGAAGCATTTCTCAGTGAGGCTCTTGTGAAGGTGAAGAAACAGGGCCATGGATGCCTGGCTCCAGAGCTCTGCTACCAGGCAGTCAAAGCCGCCACAGAGCAGCCCTTTGCAGTTGGAGTCCAGAAGGAGCAAGAGCTGTTTAACATCCTGCTGACTTCAGGCCAGGCCCAAGCACTGCAGTatgctttctttgcagaaagAGCCGTGCAGAAGTGGACAACACCCAGTGGAGCTTCATGGAAAAGTGCTTCCCCTCAGCCCATGTGCAAAGCAGCTGTGATAG GGCTAGGAACAATGGGCCGAGGCATTGTGACTTCTCTGGTTAAGGCCAACATACCTGTGGTAGCCCTGGAGCAGGATCTGGAGTATCTGAACATGGGAAGAAAAGCTGTGATGCTCCTTTTGGAACGTGAGGCTATGAAAATGGAGCAGGGTGCCCAAACCCTGGATTTCCATAACCCTGCACGTCTCCACTTCACTGTGGACTTCGATCTGTTGTGTGATGTAGATCTAGTCATTGAGGCTGTGTTTGAGAACATGGCACTAAAGAAGGAAATATTCCACAAGCTATCAAGAATCTGCAAACCAGGGGCCTTTCTGTGTACAAACACATCAGCCCTGAACATCGATGAAATAGCTTCTGCCACGAGCCGCCCACAGCAGGTCATTGGCACGCACTTCTTCTCCCCTGCTCATGTGATGAGGCTATTAGAAATAATCTATGGCCATCACACATCCCCCACCACCATTGCCACTGCTATGCAACTAGCCAAAGTGCTGAAAAAAGTTGGAGTAGTGGTAGGgaattgttttgggtttgttgggaATCGGATGATGTTTCCGTATGTACAACAGGCAGTTTTCCTTCTAGAGGAAGGAAGCAGACCAGAAGCAGTAGATCAGGTTCTTGAAGATTTTGGGTTTAAGATAGGACCTTTCCGAATGTCTGATCTTGCTGGGCTAGATGTGGGCTGGAGGTCTCGAAAGGGCCAGGGCCTCACTGGGGCCTCACTACCTCCAGGAACACCTGCCCGCCAACGGCATGGCCATCGCTACAGCCCACTACCTGATCTTCTGTGTGAGAATGGCAGGTTTGGccagaaaactggaaaaggctGGTATCAGTATGAGAAGGCTGGGGGGAGGACAGCCAAGCCAGATCCATGGCTTCACAACTTTCTGTCCCAGTACAGAGACACCCATCACATCAACACCCGCTTTATAGACCAGGAGGAAATCCTGGAGCggtgtttgttttccctcatCAATGAAGGGTTTGACATCCTGGCTGAGGGAATAGCATCTGGCCCAGAACACCTGGATGTAATTTATATCAATGGCTATGGGTGGCCAAAGCACAGGGGTGGCCCCATGTTCTATGCTTCCACCATTGGGCTCCCTCGTGTTCTGGCTAAACTGCAGAAATACTCTGAGGCCCACCCTGATGTTCCCGGGCTACAGCCCAGtgtctttctgaaaaagctgGTAGCTATGGGGAACCCTCCTCTCAAAGAGTGGATGTCCTACCTCAGCCGGCAGAGCAACAAGCTGTGA
- the EHHADH gene encoding peroxisomal bifunctional enzyme isoform X1: protein MAQYARGAAAVAVIRLRNPPVNALSLTVLQALEDGLRRADADPSVKAVMICGENGKFSAGADIRGFSSLKRRGIALGPIISLIERSEKPVVAAIEGIALGGGLEVALGCHYRIAHVKARMGFPEVTIGLLPGAEGTQRLPRLIGVPAALDIITTGRHIPATEALKLGLVDEVVEENTVEAAICLANKVIGQPLGLRRLSLKSVPELPNMEAFLSEALVKVKKQGHGCLAPELCYQAVKAATEQPFAVGVQKEQELFNILLTSGQAQALQYAFFAERAVQKWTTPSGASWKSASPQPMCKAAVIGLGTMGRGIVTSLVKANIPVVALEQDLEYLNMGRKAVMLLLEREAMKMEQGAQTLDFHNPARLHFTVDFDLLCDVDLVIEAVFENMALKKEIFHKLSRICKPGAFLCTNTSALNIDEIASATSRPQQVIGTHFFSPAHVMRLLEIIYGHHTSPTTIATAMQLAKVLKKVGVVVGNCFGFVGNRMMFPYVQQAVFLLEEGSRPEAVDQVLEDFGFKIGPFRMSDLAGLDVGWRSRKGQGLTGASLPPGTPARQRHGHRYSPLPDLLCENGRFGQKTGKGWYQYEKAGGRTAKPDPWLHNFLSQYRDTHHINTRFIDQEEILERCLFSLINEGFDILAEGIASGPEHLDVIYINGYGWPKHRGGPMFYASTIGLPRVLAKLQKYSEAHPDVPGLQPSVFLKKLVAMGNPPLKEWMSYLSRQSNKL, encoded by the exons tttgacaGTTCTCCAGGCATTGGAGGATGGACTGAGGAGAGCAGATGCAGATCCTTCAGTGAAAGCTGTTATGATTTGTGGTGAGAATGGGAAATTCAGTGCAG GAGCTGACATTCGaggattttcttctctgaagagaCGTGGTATTGCCTTGGGCCCCATCATCTCTCTCATAGAAAGGAGCGAGAAACCTGTGGTGGCTGCCATTGAAGGCATTGCCTTGGGAGGAGGCCTGGAGGTGGCACTTGGCTGTCACTATCGGATTGCACATGTGAAG GCACGGATGGGTTTTCCAGAGGTCACCATTGGGTTACTTCCAGGTGCTGAAGGCACTCAGCGACTACCCAGACTGATTGGGGTACCAGCTGCTCTGGATATAATCACTACAG GAAGACACATTCCAGCAACTGAAGCACTGAAGCTGGGCTTGGTTGATGAAGTtgtggaagaaaacacagttgAGGCAGCAATTTGCTTGGCAAACAAAGTGattg GCCAGCCACTGGGACTCCGCAGGCTCAGCCTGAAGTCAGTTCCAGAATTGCCCAACATGGAAGCATTTCTCAGTGAGGCTCTTGTGAAGGTGAAGAAACAGGGCCATGGATGCCTGGCTCCAGAGCTCTGCTACCAGGCAGTCAAAGCCGCCACAGAGCAGCCCTTTGCAGTTGGAGTCCAGAAGGAGCAAGAGCTGTTTAACATCCTGCTGACTTCAGGCCAGGCCCAAGCACTGCAGTatgctttctttgcagaaagAGCCGTGCAGAAGTGGACAACACCCAGTGGAGCTTCATGGAAAAGTGCTTCCCCTCAGCCCATGTGCAAAGCAGCTGTGATAG GGCTAGGAACAATGGGCCGAGGCATTGTGACTTCTCTGGTTAAGGCCAACATACCTGTGGTAGCCCTGGAGCAGGATCTGGAGTATCTGAACATGGGAAGAAAAGCTGTGATGCTCCTTTTGGAACGTGAGGCTATGAAAATGGAGCAGGGTGCCCAAACCCTGGATTTCCATAACCCTGCACGTCTCCACTTCACTGTGGACTTCGATCTGTTGTGTGATGTAGATCTAGTCATTGAGGCTGTGTTTGAGAACATGGCACTAAAGAAGGAAATATTCCACAAGCTATCAAGAATCTGCAAACCAGGGGCCTTTCTGTGTACAAACACATCAGCCCTGAACATCGATGAAATAGCTTCTGCCACGAGCCGCCCACAGCAGGTCATTGGCACGCACTTCTTCTCCCCTGCTCATGTGATGAGGCTATTAGAAATAATCTATGGCCATCACACATCCCCCACCACCATTGCCACTGCTATGCAACTAGCCAAAGTGCTGAAAAAAGTTGGAGTAGTGGTAGGgaattgttttgggtttgttgggaATCGGATGATGTTTCCGTATGTACAACAGGCAGTTTTCCTTCTAGAGGAAGGAAGCAGACCAGAAGCAGTAGATCAGGTTCTTGAAGATTTTGGGTTTAAGATAGGACCTTTCCGAATGTCTGATCTTGCTGGGCTAGATGTGGGCTGGAGGTCTCGAAAGGGCCAGGGCCTCACTGGGGCCTCACTACCTCCAGGAACACCTGCCCGCCAACGGCATGGCCATCGCTACAGCCCACTACCTGATCTTCTGTGTGAGAATGGCAGGTTTGGccagaaaactggaaaaggctGGTATCAGTATGAGAAGGCTGGGGGGAGGACAGCCAAGCCAGATCCATGGCTTCACAACTTTCTGTCCCAGTACAGAGACACCCATCACATCAACACCCGCTTTATAGACCAGGAGGAAATCCTGGAGCggtgtttgttttccctcatCAATGAAGGGTTTGACATCCTGGCTGAGGGAATAGCATCTGGCCCAGAACACCTGGATGTAATTTATATCAATGGCTATGGGTGGCCAAAGCACAGGGGTGGCCCCATGTTCTATGCTTCCACCATTGGGCTCCCTCGTGTTCTGGCTAAACTGCAGAAATACTCTGAGGCCCACCCTGATGTTCCCGGGCTACAGCCCAGtgtctttctgaaaaagctgGTAGCTATGGGGAACCCTCCTCTCAAAGAGTGGATGTCCTACCTCAGCCGGCAGAGCAACAAGCTGTGA
- the C10H3orf70 gene encoding UPF0524 protein C3orf70 homolog — translation MSGAAAAKSEKLDEAQALARSCAGRPDFQPCDGLSLCATHSHGRCFRLHWCCHLGWCHCKYVYQPMTPVEQLPSTEIPVRPRESTNTIQISVSLTEHFLKFAPVFQPPLPPDSPQFCTIADLFIDNYRVKCINGKMCYVQRQPPPVPHKIKPEEVPVRNALITKESNTPKTDHCSSPSSSEDSGINAVGVHYMESCDEDTEGVAELSSEEDYSPDSSWEPDECPLLSPSQCEMEVIETIETTV, via the exons atgagcggggcggcggcggcgaagAGCGAGAAGCTGGATGAGGCTCAGGCGCTGGCCCGCAGCTGCGCGGGCAGACCCGACTTCCAGCCCTGCGACGGGCTCTCGCTCTGCGCCACCCACAGCCACGGCCGCTGCTTCCGCCTCCACTGGTGCTGCCACCTGGGATGGTGCCACT GTAAATATGTCTATCAGCCCATGACACCCGTAGAGCAGCTTCCCAGCACTGAAATACCCGTTCGCCCTCGGGAGTCTACAAACACCATCCAGATCTCCGTTTCGCTCACCGAACACTTTTTGAAGTTTGCGCCCGTCTTCCAGCCCCCTCTGCCCCCTGACTCCCCACAGTTCTGCACAATTGCAGACCTCTTCATTGACAATTACCGCGTGAAATGCATCAACGGGAAGATGTGCTATGTACAGAGGCAGCCTCCCCCCGTGCCCCATAAGATAAAGCCCGAGGAAGTCCCTGTTCGTAATGCCTTAATCACAAAAGAGAGCAATACACCAAAAACAGATCACTGCTCATCCCCTTCCAGCTCCGAGGACTCTGGGATCAATGCAGTTGGGGTTCACTACATGGAGTCGTGTGACGAGGACACGGAGGGGGTGGCCGAGCTAAGTTCAGAAGAAGATTACAGCCCGGATAGCAGCTGGGAACCAGATGAATGCCCGCTCCTATCACCCTCGCAGTGCGAAATGGAAGTGATTGAGACTATAGAAACCACTGTGTGA